A window of the Acidovorax sp. YS12 genome harbors these coding sequences:
- a CDS encoding sulfur oxidation protein SoxY: MAASAAALAFPALAQPQSKTPLSNAALAPNPAEFRKAMADFTQGRKPLVEGLHLDVPTLADNPAAVPVKVKVTLPITAQDWCEEIIVLADLNPAPLACRLQFTAAAGTAEAAVRVRLSQSQTVHALARMKSGKLLAASHAVTVAASGCGM, translated from the coding sequence ATGGCCGCCAGCGCCGCCGCGCTGGCCTTCCCCGCTCTGGCCCAGCCGCAGAGCAAGACGCCGCTGAGCAATGCGGCCCTGGCGCCGAACCCGGCCGAGTTTCGCAAGGCCATGGCCGATTTCACCCAAGGGCGCAAGCCCCTGGTGGAAGGCCTGCACCTGGACGTGCCCACGCTGGCCGACAACCCGGCCGCCGTGCCGGTGAAGGTCAAGGTGACGCTGCCGATCACCGCGCAGGACTGGTGCGAGGAAATCATCGTGCTGGCCGACCTCAACCCCGCGCCCCTGGCCTGCCGCCTGCAGTTCACGGCGGCGGCCGGTACGGCCGAGGCCGCCGTGCGCGTGCGTCTGTCGCAGTCGCAGACGGTGCACGCGCTGGCGCGCATGAAAAGCGGCAAGCTGCTCGCAGCCAGCCATGCAGTGACAGTGGCCGCCAGCGGCTGCGGCATGTGA
- the soxZ gene encoding thiosulfate oxidation carrier complex protein SoxZ produces MNQKPPRVWISNASPKKGEVLRVRAQIEHVMESGLRQDEAGKIRPRNIVTRFEAHLGTALLFAWEPGISISQNPYIEFTFLARESGELRLHWKDDAGQTASASKAIAVV; encoded by the coding sequence ATGAACCAGAAACCACCCCGCGTCTGGATCAGCAACGCCAGCCCCAAGAAGGGCGAGGTGCTGCGCGTGCGCGCGCAGATCGAACACGTGATGGAAAGCGGTCTGCGCCAAGACGAGGCCGGCAAGATCCGCCCGCGCAACATCGTCACGCGCTTCGAGGCGCACCTGGGCACGGCCCTGCTGTTCGCCTGGGAGCCGGGCATTTCCATCTCGCAGAACCCCTACATCGAGTTCACCTTTCTCGCACGCGAGAGCGGCGAGCTGCGCCTGCACTGGAAGGACGACGCAGGCCAGACGGCGAGCGCCAGCAAAGCTATAGCCGTAGTTTGA
- a CDS encoding ABC transporter substrate-binding protein, whose amino-acid sequence MWRHARRLALAVALGLVAQAATAQIRIGQTVGVTGAVAATVKESMLGAQLYLDAVNAKGGVAGEKIDVITLDDAFDVRKAEANARVLIEERGVVALFMSRGTPHTEAINTVLEQHHVPMVGPSTGAIVLHQPVKPYIFHVRATYQREARHAMAHLLSVGITRVAVVHVDDSFGADGLEGARQGLQQGRLEPVAVAKFDRAKPDFAPLLPTLKAAAPQAVLVIGSGTAVVEGIRSLKAAGIGGQHLTLSNNASEGFVKLLGADAKGVVVSQVMPSSLNFGLVREAMQRAKARGLDDVSPAMLEGFAAAKVLVEGLRRAAPRITRASLHQALDTLGRYDLGGLALEYTPARHSGLEYADLSIVAANGKFRR is encoded by the coding sequence ATGTGGCGCCACGCACGGCGGTTGGCGCTGGCGGTGGCCCTGGGCCTGGTGGCCCAGGCTGCCACGGCCCAGATTCGCATCGGGCAGACGGTGGGCGTGACCGGCGCGGTCGCCGCCACCGTCAAGGAATCGATGCTCGGCGCGCAGCTGTACCTCGATGCCGTCAACGCCAAGGGCGGCGTGGCCGGAGAGAAGATCGATGTCATCACGCTGGACGATGCCTTCGACGTACGCAAGGCCGAGGCCAATGCCCGCGTGCTGATCGAGGAGCGCGGCGTGGTGGCCCTGTTCATGAGCCGGGGCACACCGCATACCGAGGCCATCAACACGGTGCTAGAGCAGCACCACGTGCCCATGGTGGGCCCCTCCACGGGCGCCATCGTGCTGCACCAGCCGGTTAAGCCCTACATCTTCCACGTGCGCGCCACCTACCAGCGCGAGGCCCGGCATGCCATGGCGCACCTGCTGTCCGTGGGCATCACGCGTGTGGCAGTGGTGCACGTGGACGACAGCTTTGGCGCCGACGGCCTGGAGGGCGCGCGCCAGGGGCTACAGCAGGGCCGCCTGGAACCCGTGGCCGTGGCCAAGTTCGACCGTGCCAAGCCTGACTTCGCACCGCTGCTGCCCACGCTCAAGGCGGCAGCGCCGCAGGCGGTGCTGGTCATCGGCTCGGGCACGGCGGTGGTCGAGGGCATTCGCAGCCTGAAGGCCGCCGGCATTGGCGGGCAGCACCTGACGCTTTCCAACAATGCCTCGGAAGGCTTCGTCAAACTGCTGGGCGCCGACGCCAAGGGCGTGGTGGTAAGCCAGGTCATGCCGTCGAGCCTGAACTTCGGCCTGGTGCGCGAAGCCATGCAACGGGCCAAGGCGCGTGGGCTGGACGATGTGAGCCCGGCCATGCTGGAAGGCTTTGCCGCAGCCAAGGTACTGGTCGAGGGCCTGCGCCGCGCGGCGCCCCGCATCACACGGGCCAGCCTGCACCAGGCGCTGGACACCCTGGGGCGTTACGACCTGGGTGGGCTGGCGCTGGAGTACACCCCGGCCCGGCATTCGGGACTGGAGTACGCCGACCTGTCCATTGTCGCTGCCAACGGCAAGTTCAGGCGCTGA
- a CDS encoding TRAP transporter large permease subunit, which yields MNAAIIFLILTVLMLTGMPVSISLGLTVLTFLFGFTDVPLESVALKLFTGIEKFEIMAIPFFILAGNFLTHGGVAKRMINFATAMVGHWHGGLGLGGVLACALFAAVSGSSPATVVAIGSILLPAMVKAGFPNRFGAGVITTSGALGILIPPSIVMVMYSVATNTSVGALFMAGVVPGLVLAAVLGGVTWWRARKYNYPRLPKATWGERWTAFRKSAWGLFLIVVVMGGIYTGMFTPTEAAAMSAVYAFVVAVFIYKDMSLKDVPKVLLNSANMSAMLLYIITNAVLFSFIMTNENIPQALADWMLSNGMGVITFLLAVNVILLLAGNFMEPSSIMLIFAPILFPVAMKLGIDPVHFGIIMVVNMEVGMCHPPVGLNLYVASGITKMGITELTVAVWPWLLAMLGFLVVVTYWPGLSLWFPRWLGML from the coding sequence ATGAATGCCGCCATCATCTTCCTCATCCTCACCGTGCTGATGCTCACCGGCATGCCGGTGTCCATCTCGCTCGGCTTGACGGTGCTCACCTTCCTGTTCGGCTTCACCGATGTGCCGCTGGAGTCGGTGGCGCTGAAGCTGTTCACCGGCATCGAGAAGTTCGAGATCATGGCGATCCCGTTCTTCATCCTCGCGGGCAACTTCCTCACCCACGGCGGCGTGGCCAAGCGCATGATCAACTTCGCCACCGCCATGGTGGGCCACTGGCACGGCGGCCTGGGCCTGGGCGGGGTGCTGGCGTGCGCGCTGTTTGCGGCCGTGTCGGGCTCCAGCCCTGCCACGGTGGTGGCCATCGGCTCGATCCTGCTGCCCGCCATGGTCAAGGCAGGCTTTCCCAACCGCTTCGGCGCGGGGGTGATCACCACCTCGGGCGCCCTGGGCATCCTGATCCCGCCGTCCATCGTGATGGTGATGTACTCCGTGGCCACCAACACCTCGGTGGGCGCGCTGTTCATGGCCGGCGTGGTGCCGGGCCTGGTGCTGGCGGCGGTGCTGGGTGGCGTGACCTGGTGGCGTGCGCGCAAGTACAACTACCCGCGCCTGCCCAAGGCCACCTGGGGCGAGCGCTGGACGGCATTCCGCAAGTCGGCCTGGGGCCTGTTCCTGATCGTGGTGGTGATGGGCGGTATCTATACCGGCATGTTCACGCCCACCGAGGCAGCGGCCATGAGCGCGGTGTACGCCTTCGTGGTGGCCGTGTTCATCTACAAGGACATGAGCCTCAAGGACGTGCCCAAGGTGCTGCTGAACTCGGCCAACATGAGCGCCATGCTGCTGTACATCATCACCAACGCGGTGCTGTTCAGCTTCATCATGACCAACGAGAACATCCCGCAGGCCCTGGCCGACTGGATGCTCAGCAACGGCATGGGGGTGATCACCTTCTTGCTGGCCGTGAACGTGATCCTGCTGTTGGCGGGCAACTTCATGGAGCCGTCGTCGATCATGCTGATCTTCGCGCCCATCCTGTTCCCGGTGGCGATGAAGTTGGGGATCGACCCGGTGCACTTCGGCATCATCATGGTGGTGAACATGGAGGTTGGCATGTGCCACCCGCCCGTGGGCCTGAACCTGTACGTGGCCTCGGGCATCACCAAGATGGGCATCACCGAGCTGACGGTGGCCGTATGGCCCTGGCTGCTGGCGATGCTGGGCTTCCTGGTCGTGGTCACCTACTGGCCGGGCCTGAGCCTGTGGTTCCCGCGCTGGCTGGGGATGCTCTAG
- a CDS encoding TRAP transporter small permease: MKFLNHLEEWLITFLMGAATLIVFVAVLHRYMAGYNIPGLQDWLLSINMTWAQELTIIMFVWMAKFGAAYGVRTGIHVGVDVLINRLGAGTRGKFIIFGLAAGALFTGIVGTMGATFVWENGAHYAIFNALGLNVADLIEGPTTPDLEWPTWVVYSAIPLGSSLMCFRFLQVLVGYVRTGELPHHDHGHVDGLDDDEAPAQDYNPYAMRDNLHPDETDHSAGAKK, from the coding sequence ATGAAATTCCTCAATCACCTGGAAGAGTGGCTCATCACCTTCCTGATGGGCGCTGCCACGCTCATCGTTTTCGTCGCGGTGCTGCACCGCTACATGGCGGGCTACAACATCCCGGGCCTGCAGGACTGGCTGCTGTCCATCAACATGACCTGGGCGCAGGAGCTGACCATCATCATGTTCGTGTGGATGGCCAAGTTCGGCGCCGCCTATGGCGTGCGCACCGGCATCCACGTCGGCGTGGACGTGCTCATCAACCGCCTGGGCGCTGGCACGCGCGGCAAGTTCATCATCTTCGGCCTGGCCGCGGGCGCGCTGTTCACCGGCATCGTCGGCACCATGGGCGCCACGTTCGTGTGGGAGAACGGCGCACACTACGCCATCTTCAACGCCCTGGGCCTGAACGTGGCGGATCTCATCGAAGGGCCGACCACGCCCGACCTGGAGTGGCCGACCTGGGTGGTGTACAGCGCCATTCCGCTGGGCAGCAGCCTGATGTGCTTCCGTTTCCTGCAGGTGCTGGTGGGCTACGTCCGCACCGGCGAGCTGCCGCACCACGACCACGGCCACGTCGATGGCCTCGATGACGACGAAGCGCCCGCGCAGGACTACAACCCCTACGCCATGCGCGACAACCTGCATCCCGACGAAACCGACCACAGCGCAGGGGCCAAGAAATGA
- a CDS encoding TRAP transporter substrate-binding protein, with the protein MQFPVKKVLACALLAVGATLAHAQTVIKFSHVVAQDTPKGKAAEFFAKKANELTKGKVKVEVYANSALYKDKEEMEALQLGSVQMLAPSLAKFGPLGVKDFEVFDLPFIFDNRDDLHKVTTGPVGAKLLKKLEPRGITGLAYWDNGFKVFSANKPLKTVADYKGLKYRIQSSKVLEEEIRALGGMPQVIAFGETYQALQTGVVDGTENPPSNFYTQKMHEVQKHVSMTNHGYLGYAVIVNKKFWDGLPADVREQLSDAMRQATAYANQIAQDENDQSMEAVKKSGKTAIYTPTAEERLALKKALVPVHDKMSSRIGKETIQDVYKATGFDPSKL; encoded by the coding sequence ATGCAATTTCCCGTCAAGAAAGTCCTGGCCTGCGCGCTGCTGGCCGTCGGTGCCACGCTGGCCCATGCGCAGACCGTGATCAAGTTCAGCCACGTCGTGGCGCAGGACACGCCCAAGGGCAAGGCTGCCGAGTTCTTCGCCAAGAAGGCCAATGAGCTGACCAAGGGCAAGGTCAAGGTCGAGGTGTACGCCAACAGCGCGCTGTACAAGGACAAGGAGGAGATGGAGGCCCTGCAGCTCGGCTCGGTGCAGATGCTGGCACCGTCGCTGGCCAAGTTCGGCCCGCTGGGCGTGAAGGACTTCGAGGTGTTCGACCTGCCCTTCATCTTCGACAACCGCGACGACCTGCACAAGGTGACGACTGGCCCCGTGGGCGCCAAGCTGCTGAAGAAGCTGGAGCCGCGCGGCATCACCGGCCTGGCCTACTGGGACAACGGCTTCAAGGTCTTCTCGGCCAACAAGCCGCTCAAGACCGTGGCCGACTACAAGGGCCTGAAGTACCGCATCCAGTCCTCCAAGGTGCTGGAGGAGGAAATCCGCGCCCTGGGCGGCATGCCGCAGGTGATCGCCTTCGGCGAAACCTACCAGGCGCTGCAGACCGGCGTGGTGGACGGCACCGAGAACCCGCCCTCCAATTTCTACACGCAGAAGATGCACGAGGTGCAGAAGCACGTCAGCATGACCAACCACGGCTACCTGGGCTACGCCGTCATCGTGAACAAGAAGTTCTGGGATGGCCTGCCCGCCGACGTGCGCGAGCAGCTCAGCGACGCCATGCGCCAGGCCACGGCCTATGCCAACCAGATCGCGCAGGACGAGAACGACCAGTCGATGGAAGCCGTGAAGAAGAGCGGCAAGACCGCCATCTACACGCCCACCGCCGAGGAGCGCCTGGCGCTGAAGAAGGCGCTGGTGCCGGTGCACGACAAGATGTCCAGCCGCATCGGCAAGGAAACCATCCAGGACGTGTACAAGGCCACGGGCTTCGATCCGTCCAAGCTCTGA
- a CDS encoding DctP family TRAP transporter solute-binding subunit, with amino-acid sequence MFRAPLSRRRCIQALALGGLARRAGAQGRITIRLSHVVARQTPKGLALERFGELVRARSQGRIDVVVYPNSLLFGDADEMQALQLGAVDMLAPSLSKFGRLGFPEFELFDLPFLFETRTQVYRAMQGRLGQALLAGLARQRMVGLGYLDNGFKHMSANRPLVAPDDFAGLRMRVQGSRVIAHQMRALGARPVVLDFGETRRALAMGVVDGTENPISNFWTQRMHEVQTHLSLTHHGYLGYAVVVHQRFWAHLAGPDRQLVAAALEEALAWGNAIARSENEQALATLRESGGIHIHDPSAAQRQQLRAATAEVYQGLERRIGRQWLEQVQQEWITG; translated from the coding sequence ATGTTCCGCGCCCCGCTCTCCCGCCGCCGCTGCATCCAGGCCCTGGCCCTGGGCGGCCTGGCGCGGCGGGCCGGGGCGCAGGGCAGGATCACCATCCGCCTGTCGCACGTGGTGGCGCGGCAAACGCCCAAGGGGCTGGCGCTGGAGCGCTTCGGCGAGCTGGTGCGCGCGCGCAGCCAGGGGCGCATCGACGTGGTGGTGTACCCCAACTCGCTGCTGTTCGGCGATGCCGACGAGATGCAGGCGCTGCAGCTCGGGGCGGTGGACATGCTGGCGCCTTCGCTGTCCAAGTTCGGGCGCCTCGGCTTTCCCGAATTCGAGCTGTTCGACCTGCCGTTCCTGTTCGAGACGCGCACGCAGGTGTACCGCGCCATGCAGGGACGGCTGGGGCAGGCGCTGCTGGCGGGGCTGGCGCGCCAGCGCATGGTGGGGCTGGGCTACCTGGACAACGGCTTCAAGCACATGAGCGCCAACCGCCCGCTGGTGGCACCGGACGACTTCGCCGGGCTGCGCATGCGCGTGCAGGGCTCGCGCGTGATCGCGCACCAGATGCGCGCGCTGGGCGCGCGGCCCGTGGTGCTGGACTTCGGCGAGACGCGCCGCGCCCTGGCCATGGGGGTGGTGGACGGCACGGAAAACCCCATTTCCAACTTCTGGACCCAGCGCATGCACGAGGTGCAGACGCACCTGAGCCTGACGCACCACGGCTACCTGGGGTACGCGGTGGTGGTGCACCAGCGCTTCTGGGCGCACCTGGCCGGGCCGGACAGGCAGCTCGTCGCCGCAGCGCTGGAGGAAGCGCTGGCCTGGGGCAATGCCATCGCCCGCAGCGAGAACGAGCAGGCCCTGGCCACCCTGCGCGAAAGCGGCGGCATCCACATCCACGACCCCAGCGCGGCGCAGCGCCAGCAGCTGCGCGCGGCGACTGCGGAGGTGTACCAGGGGCTGGAGCGGCGCATCGGCCGCCAGTGGCTCGAACAGGTGCAACAAGAGTGGATCACAGGATGA
- a CDS encoding PAS domain S-box protein: MTPQAPDDFALLHASTRPMTDRSRWTVLWMMGFAVIIVSAVVALVWYLNSFETEEEERRRGADAQWLEQSVQFHFRRLEDDMALLARRAALDGPQTLPSPGQGAEGSAPTGLLWRAPGVVLAHGWRASAPGAATPQAWEDDMALHDSNRQALLTLQDIVGSLRRASYAGPMRDGGGHPTDRVWLAVPYFDGTRLQGMHVAALSMQQAVDVLLPAWFLESQTVRLVVDDAAPPPGASAQALGPYRTVMNLPGTDLMLEVVPQGPQTSPVPRIFFVVALLFLLGMLASLAALRRDIVKRQQVQQRLQAEVALRSAMERSVTIGMRAWDMKGRILYVNDAFCAMVGYAAHELRGASAPLPYWPADQADEIDVLHRAVIRQGTRAEGIEAQFQHRDGHRVDVLIHESPLTAADGAQLGWMSSVLDISERKRAQQLAALQQDRLEASGRLVAVGEVASTLAHELNQPLGALASFANGLLNRLRAGTIGLDEMGPVVQRMAQLAERAGGVIQRVNAFARKRELNLTRVNLSALVRRVCASVQEAHATPLTLLLPAQDLWVQGDALLLEHLAHNLCSNALAWAPQGREPPQVQVRLAAAPCANEPCDGHHCVALAVADNGPGVPEEARARIFDAFFSTQAGGMGMGLAICRSIAEAHHGRILVGQDAQLGGALFTVQLPLTTNP; the protein is encoded by the coding sequence TTGACGCCCCAAGCCCCCGACGACTTCGCGCTGCTGCACGCCAGCACCCGCCCCATGACCGACCGCAGCCGCTGGACCGTGCTGTGGATGATGGGCTTCGCGGTCATCATCGTCAGCGCCGTGGTGGCCCTGGTGTGGTACCTCAACAGCTTCGAGACCGAGGAAGAGGAACGCCGCCGCGGCGCCGACGCGCAGTGGCTGGAGCAGAGCGTGCAGTTCCACTTCCGCCGGCTGGAGGACGACATGGCGCTGCTCGCGCGCCGCGCCGCGCTCGACGGCCCGCAGACCCTGCCCAGCCCGGGCCAGGGCGCCGAGGGCAGCGCGCCCACCGGCCTGCTGTGGCGCGCCCCCGGCGTGGTGCTGGCGCATGGCTGGCGCGCCAGCGCGCCCGGCGCCGCCACGCCCCAGGCCTGGGAGGACGACATGGCCCTGCACGACAGCAACCGCCAGGCGCTGCTGACCCTGCAGGACATCGTGGGCAGCCTGCGCCGCGCCAGCTACGCCGGCCCCATGCGCGACGGCGGCGGCCACCCCACCGACCGCGTCTGGCTGGCGGTGCCGTACTTCGACGGCACGCGCCTGCAGGGCATGCACGTGGCCGCGCTGTCCATGCAGCAGGCGGTGGACGTGCTGCTGCCCGCCTGGTTCCTCGAAAGCCAGACCGTGCGCCTGGTGGTGGACGACGCGGCCCCGCCGCCCGGCGCCAGTGCCCAGGCCCTGGGCCCGTACCGCACGGTGATGAACCTGCCTGGCACCGACCTGATGCTGGAGGTGGTGCCGCAGGGCCCGCAGACCTCGCCCGTGCCGCGCATCTTCTTCGTCGTGGCGCTCCTGTTCCTGCTCGGCATGCTGGCCAGCCTGGCCGCGCTGCGGCGCGACATCGTCAAGCGCCAGCAGGTGCAGCAGCGCCTGCAGGCCGAGGTGGCGCTGCGCTCGGCCATGGAACGCTCGGTGACGATCGGCATGCGCGCCTGGGACATGAAGGGCCGCATCCTGTACGTGAACGACGCCTTCTGCGCCATGGTGGGCTACGCCGCGCACGAGCTGCGCGGCGCCAGCGCCCCGCTGCCCTACTGGCCCGCCGACCAGGCCGACGAGATCGACGTGCTGCACCGCGCCGTGATCCGCCAGGGCACGCGTGCCGAGGGCATCGAGGCGCAGTTCCAGCACCGCGACGGCCACCGCGTGGACGTGCTCATCCACGAGTCGCCCCTGACCGCCGCCGACGGCGCGCAACTGGGCTGGATGAGCTCGGTGCTGGACATCAGCGAACGCAAGCGCGCCCAGCAGCTCGCCGCGCTGCAGCAGGACAGGCTCGAAGCCTCGGGCCGCCTGGTAGCCGTGGGCGAGGTGGCCTCGACCCTGGCGCACGAGCTGAACCAGCCCCTGGGCGCGCTCGCCAGCTTCGCCAACGGACTGCTCAACCGCCTGCGCGCCGGCACCATCGGCCTGGACGAAATGGGGCCCGTGGTGCAGCGCATGGCCCAGCTGGCCGAGCGCGCGGGCGGGGTGATCCAGCGCGTCAACGCCTTCGCGCGCAAGCGCGAGCTCAACCTCACGCGCGTCAACCTCTCGGCCCTGGTGCGCCGCGTCTGCGCCAGCGTGCAGGAGGCCCACGCCACCCCGCTGACGCTGCTGCTGCCCGCGCAGGACCTGTGGGTGCAGGGCGACGCGCTGCTGCTCGAACACCTGGCGCACAACCTGTGCAGCAACGCCCTGGCCTGGGCGCCCCAGGGACGCGAGCCGCCCCAGGTGCAGGTGCGCCTGGCCGCCGCGCCCTGCGCCAACGAGCCCTGCGACGGCCACCACTGCGTGGCCCTGGCCGTGGCCGACAACGGCCCCGGCGTGCCCGAGGAGGCGCGCGCGCGCATCTTCGACGCCTTCTTCAGCACCCAGGCGGGCGGCATGGGCATGGGCCTGGCCATCTGCCGCTCCATCGCCGAAGCCCACCATGGCCGCATCCTGGTGGGACAGGACGCGCAGCTCGGCGGCGCGCTGTTCACCGTGCAACTCCCCCTGACCACCAACCCATGA
- a CDS encoding response regulator transcription factor has product MNDTSHRMDIHIVDDDADVRDGLAWLFDSRGWQTRAWASGTALIDAVRALQGQPWGTAVVLLDMRMEPLSGPMTFEQLKALGCPWPVLFLTGHGDVGSAVEAVKNGAWDFLEKPFQDNMLVDRVEQAMRAVRAQTDAEREAQRLRQALASLSPREREVLDELIRGHYNKNIAEHLGITARTVEFHRANIFEKMGVESAIELAHKLGRLTPMGGGR; this is encoded by the coding sequence ATGAACGACACCTCCCACCGCATGGACATCCACATCGTGGACGACGACGCCGACGTGCGCGATGGCCTGGCCTGGCTGTTCGACTCGCGCGGCTGGCAAACGCGCGCCTGGGCCAGCGGCACGGCGCTGATCGACGCCGTGCGCGCGCTGCAAGGCCAGCCCTGGGGCACGGCCGTGGTGCTGCTGGACATGCGCATGGAGCCGCTCTCGGGCCCCATGACCTTCGAGCAGCTCAAGGCCCTGGGCTGCCCCTGGCCGGTGCTGTTCCTCACCGGCCACGGCGACGTGGGCAGCGCCGTGGAGGCGGTGAAGAACGGTGCCTGGGACTTCCTCGAAAAACCCTTCCAGGACAACATGCTGGTGGACCGCGTGGAGCAGGCCATGCGCGCCGTGCGCGCGCAGACCGACGCCGAGCGCGAGGCCCAGCGCCTGCGCCAGGCCCTGGCGTCCCTGAGCCCGCGCGAGCGCGAAGTGCTCGACGAACTGATCCGCGGCCACTACAACAAGAACATCGCCGAGCACCTGGGCATCACGGCACGCACCGTGGAGTTCCACCGCGCCAACATCTTCGAGAAGATGGGCGTGGAGTCGGCCATCGAGCTGGCGCACAAGCTCGGGCGCCTCACGCCCATGGGCGGCGGGCGCTGA
- the ribB gene encoding 3,4-dihydroxy-2-butanone-4-phosphate synthase, translating into MSQTHTTTAHQRVQTALQAVRQGVPIVLLDDDDRENEADLIVAAERLTEQTMAQLIRDGSGIVCLCMTDEDLRRLELPPMVERNESAHGTAFTVSIEARHGVSTGVSARDRLTTVQAAVHPEARPQDLVRPGHVFPLRAHPGGVLARQGHTEGTVHLSRLAGLRPAGVLCELMNPDGTMMRGAQVTAYASAHGLPVLTIADLVECSGA; encoded by the coding sequence ATGTCTCAAACCCACACCACCACCGCGCACCAGCGCGTCCAGACCGCCCTGCAGGCCGTGCGCCAGGGCGTCCCCATCGTCCTGCTCGACGATGACGACCGCGAGAACGAGGCCGACCTGATCGTGGCCGCCGAACGGCTGACCGAGCAGACCATGGCCCAGCTCATCCGCGACGGCAGCGGCATCGTCTGCCTGTGCATGACCGACGAAGACCTGCGCCGCCTGGAGCTGCCGCCCATGGTGGAGCGCAACGAGAGCGCGCACGGCACGGCCTTCACCGTCTCCATCGAGGCGCGCCACGGCGTCAGCACCGGCGTGAGCGCGCGCGACCGGCTGACCACCGTGCAGGCCGCCGTCCACCCCGAGGCCCGGCCCCAGGACCTGGTGCGCCCCGGCCACGTCTTCCCGCTGCGCGCGCACCCGGGCGGCGTGCTGGCGCGCCAGGGCCACACCGAGGGCACGGTGCACCTGTCCCGCCTGGCCGGGCTGCGCCCCGCCGGGGTGCTGTGCGAACTCATGAACCCGGACGGCACCATGATGCGCGGCGCGCAGGTCACGGCCTACGCCAGCGCGCACGGCCTGCCCGTGCTCACCATCGCCGACCTGGTGGAGTGCAGCGGCGCGTGA
- a CDS encoding TetR family transcriptional regulator, which translates to MQALPQPRRIPRQARSRALVEVILEATARVLAERGYAGTNTNLVAERAGVSVGSVYQYFPNKDSLITALHEQHAAQMQAAIEAVLAGAQPRGLRGHLAAIVHALLAAHQVAPALHRVLEKEFPFFDAPTEQSPADQGIFRRIRQLLEEHRGEIAPRDLDLATWAVLQAMESLVHAAVITPLPRHGMAQVEQTIVDMLAGYLCAAPGRAP; encoded by the coding sequence ATGCAGGCACTGCCCCAGCCCCGCAGAATCCCGCGCCAGGCCCGTTCCCGGGCGCTGGTCGAGGTCATTCTGGAAGCCACGGCTCGCGTTCTGGCCGAGCGCGGCTACGCCGGCACCAACACCAACCTGGTGGCCGAGCGCGCCGGGGTGAGTGTGGGCTCGGTCTACCAGTACTTCCCGAACAAGGATTCGCTGATCACGGCCCTGCACGAGCAGCACGCGGCGCAGATGCAGGCCGCCATCGAGGCGGTGCTGGCGGGCGCCCAGCCGCGCGGCCTGCGCGGGCACCTGGCGGCCATCGTCCACGCGCTGCTGGCGGCGCACCAGGTCGCGCCGGCGCTGCACCGGGTGCTGGAAAAGGAGTTTCCGTTCTTCGACGCGCCGACCGAGCAGAGCCCGGCCGACCAGGGCATCTTCCGGCGCATCCGGCAGCTGCTGGAGGAGCACCGCGGCGAGATCGCGCCGCGCGACCTCGACCTGGCCACCTGGGCGGTGCTGCAGGCCATGGAATCCCTGGTGCACGCGGCCGTCATCACGCCCTTGCCGCGCCACGGCATGGCGCAGGTCGAGCAGACCATCGTGGACATGCTCGCGGGCTATCTGTGCGCCGCGCCGGGGCGGGCGCCATAG